The region TTTTTACTTATCACATATTCAGCTCTATTATTATCAGGTTTACCTTCATATTTTTTAGTTTCCCCAATAATATCCCCAATACGCCACTCTTTTAGTTTATAAGTACTTTGAATTAAAGTATTAATAGTGATTGAATTAGCCTTTTTTATATCAGATAAAAAATTCTTTTCTTGTGCTTTGTACTCTTCATCTATTTCAGATAATAAACTTTCAATTTTTGTAATAATCGCTATTGCAAATTTATTTACTCTATCATCTTTAATATCTTTTTTAGATATTACATATTCAAGTGCATTAATAGATTTTAAAGAGTTTTTAAAAAGTGCAATTCTAACTTCATCTTCACTTTTTATTGCTCTATCTAATTGTGCTGTAATATCCTCATTTATATTATGAAAAACATCAAGATATCTTGGAGTATCAATAAAATCTTCATTTATATCGCCCAACAAATAAAATGCCTGAACACTTTTCCATGACCTTACAAGATTTGTAAAATCCTCTTTACTTTTTTTAGCATTTTTTTCTAATACAGATTTTTTTAAAGCATCAATATCATCTAAGGCTTTATTCGTATTTTTTAGAATAACCTTTTCATACAGATTTTTTAAAGTCTCTTTATTATCACTTGTATCATCTGCATAAGATAGCAGTGTTAAAAGTGATACAACTAAAAAATATTTTAATAGTTTCATTTTATACCTCTTCTAAAAACTTAAGTAGTTTTTCTCTTTTTTCTTTTTCAAGACTCATAAATGTTTCTTTTACATTTTGAGCTTCACCACCATGCCAAAGAATAGCTTCTTGGAAATCTCTTGCTCTTCCATCATGGAGTAGCCTTGGATTTTTACCATTTATTCTCTTATGTAATGCTAATCCCCATAATGGTGGAGTTCTCCATTCTCTTCCTGTTGCTTTGAATTCACTTCTTCCATCAGCTAGACCCTCTCCCATATCATGAAGTAGCATATTTGTAAAGGGTGCAATTTTTATACCTGACTTAGTTACAAAAGATTCAATATGACATTTATTACAACCTATTTGTTTAAATATTTCAATACCCTCTTTATATGTCTGAGTATTTTTATTTGCTGTATAGGTTTTTCTTTTTTTAAGATAAAAAGCCATAGCTTCCAATCTCATATCAGTAATATCAAGAGCATCTCTTGCTTTTGGGGCATTATTACATGCCTCTTGTTGTTTTGTACAGTTTTCATTTGGATAATAAGTTGTAGTTAAACCCATATCATTGTTTGCTGCATCAGCTGTTTGATGTATTATAGAAGTTGTTGTTGCTTTCCAACTATATTTTCCAAGTTCAATTTTTTTTGTTATTGGTGAATATACATAATTAGCACGTCCTGATATTCCATCATTATCTCTATCAAATTCATCTTCATTTTTTAAAATATCTTCATTTGAAATATCGCTTAATAATCCTAATCCATTTAGGGTTGGAGCAATTCTAAAAGTTAGAACAGAATCTTTATGTAAAGGACCATATTGTAACTCTTTTAAAGCATAGTTAGGTTCAAGTATTAT is a window of Halarcobacter sp. DNA encoding:
- a CDS encoding imelysin family protein, translated to MKLLKYFLVVSLLTLLSYADDTSDNKETLKNLYEKVILKNTNKALDDIDALKKSVLEKNAKKSKEDFTNLVRSWKSVQAFYLLGDINEDFIDTPRYLDVFHNINEDITAQLDRAIKSEDEVRIALFKNSLKSINALEYVISKKDIKDDRVNKFAIAIITKIESLLSEIDEEYKAQEKNFLSDIKKANSITINTLIQSTYKLKEWRIGDIIGETKKYEGKPDNNRAEYVISKNSSNAIEAILLTYKNIFNNKDYKDYGDYLLEITDGSLVEDLRESIDKSLELAKEIEDDNLLKTQDLYEEVSNIHVILFLEIIEELSINAKIIEADGD
- a CDS encoding di-heme oxidoredictase family protein — translated: MLQIQKRQNYNLKLFKTILTKSLVVIFTTGLFAVNGLGKDLSSEKNKSLLLKPVNGLSDEEYDKFILGKSFFRIPWVEAPSATTARDGLGPLFNANTCASCHPSNGRGTLYNSNGDFSRSLIPKVSLENKKKDKTILETKGLIPEPIYGAQIALNANHGVKFEAKTDITYKEKKITFPDGEIDIILEPNYALKELQYGPLHKDSVLTFRIAPTLNGLGLLSDISNEDILKNEDEFDRDNDGISGRANYVYSPITKKIELGKYSWKATTTSIIHQTADAANNDMGLTTTYYPNENCTKQQEACNNAPKARDALDITDMRLEAMAFYLKKRKTYTANKNTQTYKEGIEIFKQIGCNKCHIESFVTKSGIKIAPFTNMLLHDMGEGLADGRSEFKATGREWRTPPLWGLALHKRINGKNPRLLHDGRARDFQEAILWHGGEAQNVKETFMSLEKEKREKLLKFLEEV